One Lycium barbarum isolate Lr01 chromosome 5, ASM1917538v2, whole genome shotgun sequence genomic window carries:
- the LOC132641850 gene encoding probable isoprenylcysteine alpha-carbonyl methylesterase ICMEL1: MQSQNLLPISNPSSPPSIIIPSSSSSASTDTMLLGSEPHISSSSSTILIVQDDDNSKIETKPLLSRAFSYTSSSSSSSSSSNLVNKKQRRRRISSESSLLSIGVEGCRQDMGRAASDTYIVTRLSFTLLRYLGVGYRWIVRFLALGCYAMLLIPGFIQVGYYYFHSSQVRRGIVYGNQPRNRLDLYLPKNMNGPKPVVAFVTGGAWIIGYKAWGSLLGKQLSERDIIVACIDYRNFPQGTISDMVKDASQGISFVCNKIAEYGGDPNRIYLMGQSAGAHIATCALLEQAIKEAGAEQRDSWSVSQINAYFGLSGGYNFLKLVDHFHSRGLYRSIFLSIMEGEQGLRRYSPEVMAQDPNSKNAVSLLPPIVLFHGTADYSIPCDSSKSFADTLKGLGVKAECILYEGKTHTDLFLQDPMRGGIDDMLDDLITMIHGDNSETIRANSTPRKRLVPEFMLKMARSVSPF, translated from the exons atGCAATCACAAAACCTTCTTCCTATTTCTAACCCAAGTTCACCACCATCAATTATTAtcccatcatcatcatcatctgctAGTACTGACACAATGTTACTTGGATCAGAACcccatatttcttcttcatcatcaacCATACTTATTGTTCAAGATGATGATAATTCAAAAATTGAAACAAAACCCCTTCTTTCTAGAGCTTTTAGTTatacatcttcttcttcttcttcttcttcttcttctaattTAGTTAATAAGAAGCAAAGGAGGCGACGTATTTCAAGTGAAAGTTCTCTTTTGTCTATAGGTGTTGAAGGTTGTAGACAAGATATGGGAAGGGCTGCTTCTGATACTTATATTGTAACTAGGCTTAGTTTTACTCTCTTGAGATATCTCGG GGTAGGCTACAGATGGATCGTCAGGTTTCTTGCCCTTGGCTGTTATGCTATGCTACTTATACCTGGTTTTATTCAAG TTGGGTATTACTATTTCCATTCCAGTCAAGTACGTAGAGGTATTGTTTATGGCAATCAACCAAGAAATAG GCTTGATCTGTACCTGCCAAAAAATATGAACGGGCCAAAGCCAGTTGTTGCATTTGTAACAGGTGGAGCATGGATCATTGG CTATAAAGCTTGGGGTTCTCTTCTAGGAAAACAATTGTCAGAAAGAGACATTATTGTGGCATGCATTGATTACAG AAATTTTCCTCAGGGAACAATCAGTGATATGGTTAAGGATGCTTCTCAAGGTATCTCCTTTGTTTGCAACAAGATTGCTGAATATGGAGGTGATCCTAACAG AATTTACTTAATGGGACAATCCGCTGGTGCACATATTGCTACATGTGCTCTCTTGGAGCAGGCAATCAAGGAGGCTGGTGCGGAACAGAGAGATTCTTGGAGTGTCTCCCAAATAAATGCGTATTTTGGTCTATCTGGCGG gtataatTTCCTTAAGCTTGTTGATCACTTCCATAGCCGAGGTTTGTACCGTTCAATTTTTCTAAG CATAATGGAAGGGGAACAAGGTCTTCGGCGATACTCACCAGAAGTAATGGCACAGGACCCAAACTCCAAAAATGCTGTTTCTCTCCTTCCTCCTATTGTCCTTTTCCATGGTACTGCAGATTATTCCATTCCGTGTGATTCCAG CAAGAGTTTTGCTGATACACTTAAAGGGCTCGGTGTGAAAGCTGAATGTATCTTATATGAAGGAAAGACACATACAGATTTGTTTCTTCAG GATCCAATGAGAGGTGGAATAGATGACATGTTAGATGATCTAATTACCATGATTCATGGTGATAACTCTGAAACCATCAGAGCAAATTCGACTCCAAGAAAACGCCTTGTACCTGAGTTCATGTTGAAGATGGCTCGAAGTGTTAGCCCCTTTTAA